A portion of the Bacteroidales bacterium genome contains these proteins:
- a CDS encoding carbohydrate kinase family protein has protein sequence MSHKETDVVVVGELNVDIILNQIEGFPAIGKEIIANTMDVVLGSSSAIFASNLSALSVKTAFIGKVGNDNFARVVIDSLNRRHVNTRQVAVSSTSSTGATVVLNYDQDRANVTYPGAMNELSMKDVDFNFIAGARHLHFSSYFLQPGIRKDICSLFQRAKELGLTTSLDTQWDPEEKWEIPLQELLPYVDVFLPNSQELQHMTKTTSIEEGIHKLKPFANLVVVKNGSDGAIGWDGKNVVSQPVFLNNHIVDCIGAGDSFNAGFIKGFISGEQFKKCLELGALTGAINTTRAGGTGAFENTELVTRIAAENFNYTFKP, from the coding sequence ATGAGTCATAAAGAAACGGATGTTGTTGTTGTCGGTGAACTGAATGTAGACATCATTCTGAATCAGATCGAAGGCTTTCCGGCTATCGGAAAGGAAATCATCGCCAACACAATGGATGTCGTGCTTGGCAGCTCTTCCGCTATCTTCGCCAGTAACCTCAGTGCACTTTCGGTTAAAACCGCTTTCATCGGAAAAGTGGGCAATGATAATTTCGCGCGCGTTGTGATTGATAGTTTAAACCGCCGGCATGTCAATACCCGCCAGGTTGCCGTTTCATCCACCAGCAGTACAGGTGCCACCGTAGTACTCAACTATGATCAGGACAGGGCTAATGTGACTTACCCCGGTGCCATGAACGAGCTTAGTATGAAAGATGTTGATTTCAATTTTATTGCCGGTGCCCGCCATCTTCATTTTTCATCGTATTTTCTTCAGCCCGGAATCCGGAAGGACATATGCAGCCTGTTTCAGAGGGCAAAGGAACTGGGATTGACAACCTCGCTGGATACCCAATGGGACCCCGAAGAAAAGTGGGAGATACCTTTACAGGAATTATTGCCATATGTGGATGTATTCCTTCCCAATTCGCAGGAACTGCAGCACATGACAAAAACTACAAGCATTGAGGAAGGAATCCATAAACTGAAACCCTTTGCCAACCTGGTGGTTGTTAAAAACGGCAGCGATGGAGCGATCGGCTGGGACGGGAAAAACGTGGTAAGCCAGCCTGTGTTTCTGAACAACCATATTGTCGACTGTATAGGAGCAGGCGACAGCTTTAATGCAGGCTTTATAAAAGGTTTTATCAGCGGCGAGCAATTTAAAAAATGCCTTGAACTGGGTGCACTTACCGGAGCAATTAACACTACCCGGGCAGGCGGGACAGGAGCGTTTGAAAACACTGAGCTGGTAACCCGAATTGCCGCCGAAAATTTCAACTATACCTTTAAACCATGA
- a CDS encoding glycoside hydrolase family 36 protein, with protein sequence MKNLTFLCLLGFTVFSCNRVTVIESGDLRIEFNKQMQSTIRSKSEQKPLMTGFMNSEYIETPEFKADLFGLKSVKSTDLEIKQGKGKSTVLTGIFEKYGYRLEKKVTVTVLDSFPGMAFYNVSYTNRGNKELDITKWVNHAYTVNGNGDTPAFWSFQGSSTSARKDWILPVDSTFFQKNFMGMNNSDYGGGIPVSDVWRRDAGIAIGHTDLVPRMVSLPVSKNKYEDDVHVALQYDYPEKAVLAPGDTLKTYGSFVMVHQKDCFSSLQAYSKYMQASGIKLAPVEKDAYEAVWCAWGYMRKFTVAEVLGTLPKVKELGLKWVDIDDGYQQAEGDWDVVQDKFPDGDADMRKLVDKIHSMGLKAKLWWAPLAVDPGSKLLTENPDIILETSDGAPQYITWWNSYYMSPVYKKTIDHTQGVVRMFLKDWDFDGLKMDGQHLNCVPPDYGNHNLSDPMESFEKLPEFFKMIYETAHTYKPNAVLQICPCGDAMSFFNMPWTNQTVASDPTSSWQIRLKGKTYKALLGKRAYYADHVELSDGGDDFGTQIGIGGVLGTKFTWPKDNPYVTEGHFVLTPEKEKTWKEWISIYNQKMLPTGTYLGSLYDIGYDKPETHVIVKNDTFYYAFYNPDWNGEIELRGLGTGKYRVTDYVNKRELGVVDASNPKINVQFKRNLLLEVAKTE encoded by the coding sequence ATGAAGAACCTTACATTCTTGTGCCTTTTGGGTTTTACCGTGTTTTCATGCAACAGGGTAACCGTAATTGAAAGCGGTGACCTGAGGATCGAATTCAATAAGCAGATGCAAAGCACGATCAGGAGCAAATCAGAACAGAAACCGCTGATGACCGGCTTTATGAATTCAGAATACATTGAAACGCCGGAATTCAAAGCGGACCTGTTCGGTTTAAAATCAGTTAAATCCACTGATCTTGAAATTAAACAGGGAAAAGGTAAAAGCACTGTTCTTACAGGCATATTTGAAAAATACGGATACCGGCTTGAAAAAAAGGTAACTGTGACTGTTCTGGATTCCTTTCCAGGTATGGCTTTTTACAATGTGAGCTATACTAACCGCGGCAATAAGGAGTTGGACATCACCAAATGGGTGAACCATGCCTACACAGTTAATGGTAACGGCGATACGCCGGCTTTCTGGTCATTCCAGGGAAGTTCAACATCTGCCCGGAAAGATTGGATTTTACCGGTTGATTCTACATTCTTTCAAAAGAACTTCATGGGAATGAATAATTCCGATTACGGCGGAGGCATTCCTGTTTCTGATGTATGGCGCCGTGACGCAGGAATTGCCATAGGACATACTGATCTCGTGCCGAGAATGGTTTCATTGCCTGTTTCGAAAAATAAATACGAGGACGACGTACATGTCGCACTTCAATATGATTATCCTGAAAAGGCTGTGCTTGCGCCGGGAGACACACTCAAGACCTATGGAAGCTTTGTGATGGTACATCAGAAAGATTGTTTCAGTTCGCTGCAGGCGTATTCAAAATACATGCAGGCTTCAGGAATCAAACTGGCACCCGTGGAAAAAGATGCCTACGAGGCCGTTTGGTGCGCCTGGGGCTACATGAGAAAGTTCACCGTTGCCGAGGTGTTGGGAACTCTGCCAAAGGTTAAGGAACTTGGACTGAAGTGGGTTGATATAGATGACGGGTACCAGCAGGCCGAAGGTGACTGGGATGTGGTACAGGATAAATTTCCGGACGGTGATGCCGATATGCGGAAACTGGTTGATAAAATACATAGCATGGGATTAAAAGCCAAATTATGGTGGGCCCCGCTGGCTGTAGATCCCGGAAGCAAACTGCTCACCGAAAACCCTGACATCATTCTGGAAACAAGCGATGGGGCTCCCCAGTATATCACCTGGTGGAACAGCTATTATATGTCGCCTGTATACAAAAAGACAATCGATCACACACAGGGTGTTGTGCGGATGTTTTTAAAGGACTGGGATTTTGACGGTCTCAAAATGGACGGCCAGCATCTGAACTGTGTTCCTCCTGATTATGGGAACCATAACCTCAGCGATCCGATGGAGTCGTTCGAAAAACTACCGGAGTTTTTTAAAATGATTTATGAAACGGCTCATACATACAAACCCAACGCCGTTCTGCAGATTTGCCCGTGCGGTGATGCCATGTCGTTTTTCAATATGCCCTGGACTAACCAGACCGTGGCTTCAGATCCCACATCGAGCTGGCAGATCAGGCTGAAAGGAAAAACCTACAAAGCCTTATTGGGAAAGAGAGCTTATTATGCCGATCATGTTGAACTGAGCGACGGAGGTGATGATTTCGGAACACAGATCGGAATAGGCGGTGTGCTCGGAACGAAATTCACCTGGCCGAAAGACAATCCTTATGTAACCGAAGGCCATTTTGTTCTGACACCTGAAAAAGAAAAAACCTGGAAAGAATGGATTTCAATTTACAATCAGAAAATGCTTCCCACAGGCACTTACCTGGGTTCATTGTATGATATCGGGTATGATAAACCGGAAACTCATGTAATCGTCAAGAACGACACCTTTTATTACGCCTTTTACAATCCCGACTGGAATGGCGAAATTGAATTGAGAGGATTAGGTACAGGAAAATACCGCGTTACGGATTATGTAAATAAGCGGGAGCTGGGTGTTGTTGACGCTTCGAATCCGAAAATAAATGTGCAGTTCAAACGGAACCTGCTATTAGAAGTTGCGAAAACCGAATAG
- a CDS encoding class II D-tagatose-bisphosphate aldolase, non-catalytic subunit produces the protein MDPELRKAAASADVSYMDYLLKQIKGIEAKTGLRRTIFAACPNSITVIRSALKSAKRNNSPVKFAATLNQVDIDGGYTGLTQHEFVKTIRLQARNLNVTVPVIIAVDHGGPWLKDQQAREKWSFADSMNAVKKSFEASIDAGYDLLHVDPTIDITLSKGTVISIDVVADRTVELITHAENFRRNGGYPRIAYEVGTEEVHGGLADLRIFRRFLEKLKHGLRQNGLDDVWPCFVVGKVGTDLHTTTFDPAVASDLVHIAAEYGSLIKGHYSDNVSNPEEYPASGMGAANIGPEFTEMEYEALCELENLQMNLNNEGKIAKTAMIRETLQNAVIRSGRWKKWLHDGENADDFFANSAERRDWLIRTCCRYIWEDAEVLAERAKLYRNLSMQGIEPDNIVESKIESAMDRYFCKFNLTGLTNLLKELI, from the coding sequence ATGGACCCAGAATTAAGGAAAGCCGCTGCTTCAGCGGATGTTTCATATATGGATTATTTGCTGAAGCAAATAAAAGGAATTGAAGCGAAAACCGGCCTCCGCCGTACTATCTTTGCTGCATGCCCGAACTCAATCACAGTAATCCGTTCGGCTCTGAAATCGGCCAAAAGAAATAATTCACCGGTTAAATTCGCCGCCACCCTCAACCAGGTGGATATTGACGGAGGTTATACAGGGCTTACGCAGCATGAATTTGTAAAGACCATCCGGTTACAGGCCCGTAATTTGAATGTCACGGTGCCTGTCATCATTGCGGTTGACCACGGCGGTCCCTGGTTAAAGGATCAACAGGCACGTGAGAAATGGAGCTTTGCCGATAGCATGAATGCTGTTAAAAAATCGTTCGAAGCTTCAATTGACGCCGGTTATGATCTGTTACACGTGGATCCGACAATTGACATAACCCTTTCGAAAGGTACCGTCATTTCAATTGATGTGGTTGCTGACAGAACCGTCGAACTCATTACCCATGCTGAAAACTTCAGGCGAAATGGCGGATACCCCCGTATAGCCTACGAGGTTGGTACAGAGGAAGTCCATGGAGGGCTTGCTGATCTTCGAATTTTCAGGAGATTTCTTGAAAAACTGAAACATGGATTACGTCAAAATGGACTTGACGACGTGTGGCCCTGCTTTGTTGTAGGTAAAGTAGGAACTGACCTGCATACCACCACATTTGATCCGGCTGTAGCTTCGGACCTGGTTCACATTGCAGCGGAATACGGCAGCCTTATTAAAGGCCACTATTCCGACAATGTAAGCAATCCTGAGGAATACCCTGCTTCGGGTATGGGAGCCGCCAACATAGGCCCTGAATTCACTGAGATGGAATATGAGGCGCTTTGTGAGCTGGAAAATCTGCAGATGAATCTTAATAATGAAGGCAAAATAGCTAAAACAGCAATGATTCGTGAAACATTGCAGAATGCAGTGATCCGTTCAGGGCGATGGAAAAAATGGCTTCATGACGGGGAAAACGCGGATGACTTCTTTGCGAATTCGGCAGAGCGGCGCGACTGGCTGATACGCACATGCTGCCGGTATATTTGGGAAGACGCTGAAGTGCTGGCCGAAAGAGCAAAACTTTACAGGAACCTCTCCATGCAGGGAATTGAACCGGATAATATTGTGGAATCAAAGATTGAAAGTGCCATGGATCGCTACTTTTGTAAATTTAATTTAACGGGCCTTACTAATCTTTTAAAAGAATTAATTTAG
- a CDS encoding SIS domain-containing protein: protein MQFLGFEEGFLKEKGGIHTAREIQSQPSLWLNIYTSLVHEIPSLQKFLNKAVQDSDKIILTGAGSSAYIGLSLNCVYNRRLGKTALAIPTTDLVTHPENFYFTNETILLVSFARSGNSPESTAAVELADKFCKKVYHLVITCDKTGNLALLKSSNPRYVLVLPPESNDQSLAMTGSYSGMLLSGLLIAHLDEMAKIETTVRKLHDYGRKIIEKYAPEIRRAAELPFNRAVFLGSGPFYGTSTESALKLQELTDGRIICKNDSFLGLRHGPKAVIDGTTLLFFIFSGNPYVLLYEKDLVNSTRKGNKPLITMGISENPVKDCVLETSIRLSEEENHIDDEFLTVCNIIPGQMLGFYKSLATGLKPDNPSVSGAISRVVEDFRIYNY, encoded by the coding sequence ATGCAATTTCTTGGTTTTGAAGAAGGATTCCTTAAGGAAAAGGGAGGAATTCATACAGCCCGTGAAATACAATCGCAGCCTTCATTGTGGCTCAATATATATACAAGTCTTGTACATGAGATTCCGTCACTTCAGAAATTCCTGAACAAGGCTGTTCAGGATTCCGATAAGATCATTCTTACCGGTGCAGGGTCAAGTGCCTATATCGGCCTTTCGCTTAACTGCGTGTATAACCGGAGGCTTGGTAAAACAGCCCTTGCCATTCCCACAACCGATCTTGTAACTCACCCTGAAAACTTTTATTTTACTAACGAAACCATACTGCTTGTATCATTCGCGCGTTCGGGAAACAGTCCCGAAAGCACAGCCGCTGTTGAGCTGGCCGACAAATTCTGTAAAAAGGTATATCACCTGGTTATAACCTGCGATAAAACCGGGAACCTGGCTTTGCTTAAATCATCAAATCCCCGGTATGTGCTGGTTCTTCCTCCTGAATCGAATGACCAGAGCCTTGCAATGACCGGAAGCTATTCCGGTATGCTGTTAAGCGGACTGCTTATTGCACACCTGGATGAGATGGCAAAGATTGAGACAACCGTCCGCAAGCTTCATGACTATGGAAGGAAAATAATTGAAAAATATGCACCTGAGATCAGGCGGGCTGCCGAATTGCCTTTTAACAGGGCTGTCTTCCTGGGTTCTGGTCCGTTCTACGGAACATCAACCGAATCGGCTCTGAAACTGCAAGAACTTACTGATGGAAGGATTATCTGCAAGAACGACAGCTTTCTCGGCCTGAGACACGGGCCTAAGGCTGTTATTGACGGAACTACCCTGCTCTTTTTCATCTTTTCCGGCAATCCTTATGTTCTGCTGTATGAAAAAGACCTTGTCAATTCAACCAGGAAAGGGAATAAACCCCTGATCACAATGGGAATCTCCGAAAATCCGGTTAAGGATTGCGTATTGGAAACTTCAATCAGGCTGAGTGAGGAGGAAAATCACATTGATGACGAATTTCTTACTGTCTGCAATATTATACCCGGCCAGATGCTCGGATTCTATAAATCACTTGCAACAGGACTCAAACCTGACAATCCTTCGGTGAGCGGTGCTATTTCCAGGGTAGTGGAAGATTTCAGGATTTATAATTATTGA
- a CDS encoding PKD domain-containing protein encodes MKNIRNILLYIAVAGFFTIMSCSKEGNYTLTETAPLDFKTYYNGLDVTFVNKASNAQDVSWNFGDNTPDVAGDSVVHTFAQIGNYVISLNATVEGKPYVFHTILRVDKVALVDMNDGTFDDWNNVTYPDFQLSGKGAIDTAKVDYDANYVYVYVEFDSIAENAGINDHIFGVYMDVDNSVATGFSMKEMGVDYAVEGNLFGGWFAPSMVDMINGDPGWPFMGFDNENAVLPGNMTKEGNTIKMEFGISREVFKINSDAMSFSMSIMNGDWSDVGNLVTPLPEFSEKIPVMMNKSGK; translated from the coding sequence ATGAAAAATATCCGTAATATTTTGTTGTACATTGCCGTTGCAGGGTTCTTCACCATCATGTCCTGCAGCAAGGAGGGTAATTATACGCTTACCGAAACGGCTCCTCTTGATTTCAAAACTTACTATAACGGCCTGGATGTGACTTTTGTAAACAAAGCATCAAACGCCCAGGATGTTTCATGGAATTTTGGCGATAACACTCCTGATGTTGCCGGCGATTCGGTGGTTCACACGTTTGCTCAAATCGGAAACTATGTGATATCGCTGAATGCAACGGTCGAGGGAAAGCCTTACGTATTCCACACCATTCTGAGGGTTGATAAAGTAGCACTTGTGGATATGAACGACGGAACATTTGACGACTGGAATAACGTGACTTACCCTGATTTTCAACTTTCAGGGAAAGGGGCCATCGACACGGCAAAAGTTGATTATGATGCCAACTACGTGTATGTATATGTTGAATTCGATTCGATTGCGGAGAACGCCGGTATCAACGATCATATCTTCGGTGTATACATGGATGTTGACAATTCGGTGGCTACAGGCTTTTCAATGAAAGAAATGGGCGTGGACTATGCCGTGGAAGGAAACCTGTTTGGCGGGTGGTTTGCCCCCAGCATGGTGGATATGATCAATGGCGATCCGGGCTGGCCTTTTATGGGATTTGACAACGAAAATGCTGTTCTGCCCGGTAACATGACCAAAGAAGGAAATACAATCAAGATGGAATTCGGAATCTCACGAGAAGTTTTCAAAATCAATTCCGATGCGATGTCGTTTTCAATGAGTATTATGAATGGCGACTGGTCGGATGTAGGAAACCTGGTTACACCTTTGCCTGAGTTCAGTGAAAAAATTCCGGTAATGATGAATAAGAGCGGTAAATAG
- a CDS encoding amidohydrolase family protein, with translation MKTVLHHLTYRTLLLVLFGITLSFRGFSQDPQDILLRNYRPRSIYKIPETHVQKAAFPVIDMHSHAYATSASEIDEWVKIMDSCGIQKTIVLTMATGAKFDSLIKAYSKYKDRFDLWCGFDYTGYNTPAFPASAVKELERCHKMGAKGVGELGDKGYGELYSEPVAGVGLHLDDYRMKPLFQKCAELNMPINIHVADPIWMYEKMDSTNDGLMNAIEWKIDASLPGLLDLDELVNTLENAVKENPKTTFIACHYANLMHDLDRLGVMLDKYPNFYSDISARYAETATIPRYMKSFIEKHQDKVVYGTDMGFNSSMYRITFRILETNDEHFYEISQFNYHWPLQGFGLSPEVLRKIYNKNASAIIK, from the coding sequence ATGAAAACCGTTCTTCACCACCTTACATACCGGACCCTGTTACTTGTTTTATTCGGAATCACTTTAAGCTTCAGGGGATTCTCTCAGGACCCGCAGGATATTCTGCTCAGGAATTACAGGCCCAGGTCGATTTATAAGATTCCTGAAACCCATGTTCAGAAGGCGGCATTCCCGGTAATTGATATGCACTCACATGCCTACGCAACTAGTGCATCTGAAATTGATGAATGGGTTAAAATCATGGATTCATGCGGCATACAAAAGACTATTGTGCTTACAATGGCAACAGGTGCCAAATTCGATTCGCTTATAAAAGCTTATTCAAAGTACAAAGACCGTTTTGATCTTTGGTGCGGATTCGATTACACCGGTTACAACACCCCTGCATTTCCGGCTTCCGCTGTAAAAGAACTTGAACGCTGCCATAAAATGGGGGCCAAAGGCGTTGGCGAACTGGGCGATAAGGGATATGGGGAACTCTATTCAGAACCGGTTGCAGGAGTCGGACTCCATCTTGACGATTACAGGATGAAACCTCTTTTTCAGAAATGTGCTGAACTCAATATGCCCATCAACATCCATGTGGCCGATCCCATCTGGATGTATGAAAAGATGGATTCAACGAACGACGGACTGATGAATGCCATCGAATGGAAGATAGATGCTTCACTCCCCGGTTTGCTTGACCTGGATGAACTGGTAAACACCCTTGAAAATGCGGTTAAGGAAAATCCGAAAACAACGTTTATCGCCTGCCATTACGCAAACCTGATGCATGACCTTGACAGGCTCGGCGTTATGCTCGATAAATACCCGAATTTCTATTCCGATATTTCAGCTCGATATGCTGAAACGGCTACCATTCCGAGGTATATGAAATCGTTTATTGAAAAGCACCAGGATAAGGTCGTTTACGGAACCGATATGGGATTTAATTCTTCAATGTACCGTATTACCTTCAGGATCCTTGAAACCAACGATGAGCATTTCTATGAAATATCACAATTCAACTATCACTGGCCGTTACAGGGATTCGGCCTTTCTCCTGAGGTGCTCCGAAAAATTTATAACAAAAATGCCTCGGCAATCATTAAGTAA
- the agaR gene encoding transcriptional repressor AgaR has protein sequence MTTDSKMPKNKRSSTVERRKFILNELNTAGQVLVQTLSREFDVSEVTIRNDLEQLERKKMLIRARGGALKVDNGVGIDHHISEKDKLHTEEKARIGRKAASLVKELDTVIIDSGTTTMEVAKNLGNLKEITVITNALNIVSQLIQHPGFHLIIPGGYLRKNSLSLMGPLAEKNFQNLYVDKVFLGVDGFDTRHGIYTPNIDEAALNEIMIRNAREVILVTDSSKFARKSLAYICGIERLHKVVTDSGIPEEDKKRLEDAGIEVIIA, from the coding sequence ATGACAACAGACAGCAAAATGCCCAAAAATAAAAGAAGTTCCACTGTTGAGCGGCGTAAATTTATCCTGAATGAGCTGAATACCGCCGGCCAGGTACTTGTCCAGACGCTCAGCCGTGAATTCGATGTAAGTGAAGTAACCATCCGTAATGATCTTGAGCAGCTTGAACGGAAAAAAATGCTGATCCGTGCCCGGGGCGGTGCACTGAAAGTGGATAACGGTGTTGGAATTGATCATCATATTTCGGAAAAAGATAAGCTTCATACCGAGGAAAAGGCAAGGATAGGCAGGAAAGCCGCCTCTCTTGTCAAAGAATTGGATACAGTGATAATTGATTCGGGCACCACAACAATGGAAGTTGCCAAGAACCTGGGAAACCTGAAAGAAATCACTGTCATCACCAATGCTTTGAATATAGTAAGCCAGCTGATTCAGCATCCCGGTTTCCACCTGATAATCCCGGGAGGTTACCTTCGGAAAAATTCACTTTCACTGATGGGCCCGCTGGCTGAAAAAAACTTTCAAAACCTTTACGTTGACAAGGTATTTTTGGGAGTTGACGGATTCGACACGCGACATGGCATTTACACGCCCAATATTGATGAAGCTGCACTGAATGAGATCATGATCCGCAATGCAAGGGAAGTGATCCTTGTTACCGATTCTTCAAAATTCGCCAGGAAGAGCCTTGCCTATATCTGTGGTATTGAAAGGCTTCACAAAGTGGTTACCGACAGCGGTATTCCCGAGGAAGATAAAAAAAGGCTTGAGGACGCGGGCATTGAAGTTATTATTGCCTGA
- a CDS encoding DMT family transporter → MPTEFRSRITSYLPVIAAMLFWSFSFIWYKQVFVYYGPVTLIVFRLTLAIPFLFLISLSFKRLQKIEKGHLRYFLGLALFEPFLYFIGECYGVNRISPTLASIIISLIPLVAPIPAWYIFRERFTFTNFIGLFISMAGVVMVIAGEQNGNNALSGVLLMFLAVISAVCHSVFVRKLTDKYNTFTIVTYQSTLGLLYFLPLFYFLGFREFISMKHTFTMVLPVIKLAIFASSFAFLLFVYSIQHLGMARTNVFVNLIPVFTAVLSFIILKESFTGLKVAGIVIVIAGLIFSQLNRQVRMLAKTKRT, encoded by the coding sequence ATGCCAACAGAATTCCGTAGTCGCATCACCTCCTACCTGCCTGTTATCGCCGCCATGCTCTTTTGGAGTTTCAGCTTTATCTGGTACAAGCAGGTGTTTGTTTACTACGGACCGGTTACCCTTATAGTATTCCGGCTTACCCTTGCGATCCCGTTCCTTTTTCTTATATCATTATCTTTTAAGCGTTTGCAGAAAATTGAAAAAGGTCACCTGCGTTATTTCCTGGGCTTGGCCTTGTTTGAGCCGTTTCTTTACTTTATCGGGGAATGTTACGGGGTAAATCGTATTTCGCCGACTCTTGCATCCATCATTATTTCCTTAATTCCGCTTGTAGCTCCAATACCTGCCTGGTATATTTTCAGGGAAAGGTTCACATTTACCAATTTCATAGGATTATTCATTTCAATGGCAGGGGTCGTCATGGTAATTGCCGGCGAACAGAACGGGAATAATGCTCTGAGCGGGGTACTCTTAATGTTCCTGGCCGTCATATCCGCAGTCTGCCATTCTGTCTTTGTCAGGAAACTTACTGACAAATACAATACATTTACAATAGTTACCTATCAGAGCACGCTAGGACTTCTTTATTTTCTTCCCTTGTTTTATTTTCTCGGATTCAGGGAGTTCATCAGCATGAAACATACTTTCACGATGGTTCTTCCCGTTATTAAGCTGGCCATTTTCGCTTCGTCGTTTGCCTTTTTGTTATTTGTTTATTCGATCCAGCATTTAGGAATGGCCCGTACCAATGTTTTTGTAAATCTTATCCCGGTTTTCACGGCAGTTCTTTCCTTTATCATTCTGAAAGAGAGTTTCACAGGCCTTAAGGTGGCCGGAATTGTTATTGTGATAGCCGGATTGATATTCAGCCAGTTAAACCGACAGGTGAGAATGCTGGCAAAGACAAAAAGAACATAA
- a CDS encoding rhomboid family intramembrane serine protease encodes MIPLRDTIPSRSFPIVNVMLILVNVGVFLFGVFVLDSKQAEQMIFKYGLIPDHIRLSEVGSIYQLRTDILRPFLTNMFLHGGWGHIISNMWILFIFGDNVEDRMGKVRYFLFYILCGLIASFTHFILHRNSPIPAIGASGAISGVMAAYMIMFPKSTIVSFVPVFIIPLFIPIPALIFIGLWFLIQLLSGTTSLMLSNAATGIAFWAHIGGFIGGLLLYRYFDSAKGRAWYQ; translated from the coding sequence TTGATACCATTACGAGATACAATACCGTCACGAAGCTTTCCTATAGTCAATGTCATGCTGATCCTTGTCAATGTGGGAGTTTTCCTTTTCGGTGTTTTTGTACTCGACAGCAAGCAGGCCGAACAGATGATTTTCAAATACGGTCTGATCCCCGATCATATCCGCCTTTCTGAAGTAGGAAGCATATACCAGCTGCGAACCGACATTTTACGGCCATTCCTTACCAATATGTTTTTGCACGGAGGCTGGGGGCATATCATTTCAAACATGTGGATCCTGTTTATTTTTGGTGATAACGTCGAAGACCGAATGGGAAAAGTAAGGTATTTCCTGTTTTATATTCTGTGCGGACTTATAGCCAGCTTCACCCATTTTATACTGCACCGTAATTCTCCCATTCCTGCAATCGGCGCATCGGGTGCCATATCCGGCGTTATGGCGGCTTATATGATTATGTTTCCGAAAAGCACTATTGTTTCTTTTGTTCCGGTGTTCATCATTCCGCTTTTCATTCCCATTCCGGCACTGATCTTCATCGGGCTTTGGTTTTTAATCCAGCTGTTGAGCGGAACCACATCCCTGATGCTTTCGAATGCCGCCACAGGAATAGCTTTCTGGGCACATATAGGTGGCTTTATAGGCGGACTTCTTCTGTATCGCTACTTTGATTCTGCGAAAGGGCGTGCCTGGTATCAGTAA
- a CDS encoding class II fructose-bisphosphate aldolase, whose amino-acid sequence MTLSEKLQQLKKERKAILAANFYNFETLSGILTAASELKLPVILQLSESSIRYLGIGVASAMAKNALREYDVEGWLHLDHGSSVSMVKQCLENGFDSVMIDASEKPFAENIRITQEAVELAKKHHVNVEAELGFVAKLGQDMTGTFTQPEEASEFVSATGVDALAVAIGSAHGFYKKAPKLEIELLSRISKSVTSPLVLHGSSGIPDAMLQEAIRNGICKVNLATETKNAFMRALQETLAGNEEIDLRVVFPKATQSVVQLIKNKLEIINNA is encoded by the coding sequence ATGACGCTCAGCGAAAAACTTCAACAGCTTAAAAAGGAAAGAAAAGCCATCCTGGCCGCCAACTTTTATAATTTCGAAACCCTTTCAGGAATTCTTACTGCTGCTTCGGAATTAAAACTTCCTGTAATCCTGCAGCTTTCAGAGAGTTCGATACGGTACCTGGGCATCGGCGTTGCCAGTGCCATGGCAAAGAATGCTCTGAGGGAATACGATGTTGAAGGTTGGCTGCACCTGGATCATGGAAGTTCGGTTAGCATGGTGAAACAATGCCTGGAAAATGGCTTTGACTCGGTAATGATTGATGCAAGCGAAAAACCTTTCGCTGAAAACATCCGGATCACACAGGAAGCTGTTGAACTGGCAAAAAAGCATCATGTAAATGTTGAAGCCGAACTGGGCTTTGTGGCCAAACTGGGACAGGACATGACCGGGACTTTTACGCAGCCTGAAGAAGCGTCAGAATTTGTCTCGGCAACAGGGGTGGATGCCCTGGCCGTGGCAATAGGTTCGGCACACGGATTCTATAAAAAAGCCCCGAAACTGGAAATTGAGCTTCTTTCACGGATCAGCAAATCCGTCACCTCGCCGCTGGTTCTTCACGGCAGTTCAGGAATTCCTGATGCCATGCTTCAGGAGGCTATCCGGAACGGTATTTGTAAAGTGAACCTTGCAACAGAAACTAAAAATGCTTTCATGCGTGCTCTGCAGGAAACTCTCGCAGGAAATGAAGAAATTGACCTTCGGGTTGTATTTCCGAAAGCCACTCAATCCGTAGTTCAACTCATTAAAAACAAATTGGAAATCATTAATAATGCCTGA